CTGCGAACGTATTTTGCATTTTTTCCAGAACAGCACACCTTACCTTTCCGATTACTCCGTCGATGGCGGTCCGTACCCGCACCAAGGCAGAAACGCGACACCGGGGTTAATTGCGATGAACGCTGCTGCTGCACAAGTACTACCGATTGACGATCCACGCATTACGCCGTTCGTAAGACGACTGGCGGCGCTCTCTGTACCTTACCGTTTTTGGCGCTATTACGATGGGATGTTATACATGATTGGGCTACTCGCTACGGCGGGAAAAATCACACTATAAGGAGTACGCATGAAACTACCATTTATTCTATTCATCGCGGCTGGTTCATTAGCCTTGACCGCATGTGACGATGTTCGTGTTGAAAAATACCCGAACGGGAACGTCCGCTTCGAAGCCACCTATGTCAACGACAAGAAGGAAGGCCTCGAAAAAGAATTCTATGATGACGGAACTCTCAAGCGCGAATCGAACTACGTGAACGACCGCCGCGAAGGTGTCACCAAGGAATACTACAAGGACGGCACACTCCAGACAGAACTTCCGTACGCCAACGGTTACATCGAAGGGACCGTTATCCGCTACCACAAGAATGGCAAGGTGGCCACCAAGGCTGAATACAAGCAAAATAAGCAAATTGCATTCGGCGAGACATTCAATGAAGACGGAACGCCAGCAACAAGCGGTAGCTACAAGGATCCGCGCGATGGAAACTCCTATGAATGGATTGTCATTGGAGACCAGCTCTGGACCGCAGAAAACATGAACTTCGCCACTCCGTCCGGTGCAATTTGTGCGCAATGCAATCACTGGGGCCGCCTCTATGATTTCCAGAACGCGCAAAAAGCATGCCTCGAAGGTTTCCACATGCCAAGCAAGGCCGAATGGCAAAAGCTCTTGAAAGTTGCAGGCAAAAAGCCAGGCGTTGTACTCAAGGCTGGTTACGGCTGGGATCCCATCAAGCCGGAATCTCCAATCTTTGGCAATGGCAAGGATGAACTCGGATTCGGCGCCAAAGCTGGCGGCGCCCATTTTGCCAAGAGCGATGTCGCCATCAAGGATCGCAAGTTTGACGAAGCGGGCAAGAAAGCTTACTTCTGGACAAGCGAAGGCGAAGTCCTCGTATTCTTCCACGACAAGGATTTCGCCAAGTTCGAAAAGTTCGACCCGAACTTCGGCGCTAGTCTCCGCTGCTTGAAAGACTAATTAATCAAAACGTCATCCTGACGCTGAAAGCGGAAGACAACCTCAAAAGGCGAGTATGCCCCAAGGCGAACGCCGCAGTTGTGCTTGCACAAATATGGCTGAGCCGTTTAGCAAGACGCGAAGCGTCAATGTTGCAGCCATGCTTGCATGGATATAACCGAGCCTAAGAGGTTGGGGCTTGCCCCATCCAGTCAAATTTTATACAGCAAAACTCCCCGGCATAACCGAGGAGTTTTTTCTTTTCAATTTTTCCGTCTAATCTAGCGTGGCATGCGCAGCAATCGTATAAATAGCAGTCACGTCCTTTGCCTTGAGCGGAACAAAGCCCCAACCGTCGCCCGGGTTCAGTTTTTCGACCAACTTCGGGATGTCTTCTTCCTTGGCGCCTAGCTCTGCAAAGTTAATCGGCATGCCGATGGAATGCAAGAATCGACGGAATGCCTTAATGCCTTCGAGCGCAGTCGCTTTCGGATTTTCAAAGTTCATTTGGCAACCAAAAACGCGTGTTGCCATCTGCGCAAAACGCATCACGTTATGGTCAACCACGTACTCCATCCACGCAGGCATAATAACTGCTAGCCCCGCGCCATGGGCGCAGTCATAAAGTCCCGAGAGCTCATGTTCAATCGCGTGGCTATTCCAGTCCTGACTGCGCCCACAGCCCACAAGGCCATTGTGGGCTACCGTACCCGCCCACATGATGTTCGCACGAGCCTCGTAATTGGCGGGTTCGGCCATGGCGCGCGGGCCTTCCTTAAGCATCGTAATGAGCAAAGCTTCGCAAAGGCGGTCGGTCGTTTCGACTTCGAGCGTATTCGTGAAGTAGCGTTCAAAAACATGAGCCATAATGTCCGTAATACCGCAAGCCGTCTGGTAAGCAGGCAACGTGCACTGTAACGCCGGATTCTGCACCGCAAATCTCGGACGAATCACATCAGCGCCAATATCGCGCTTAAGCATTCCGTCTTCTTTTGTCACAACAGAATCACCACTCCCTTCAGAACCCGCTGCAGAAATCGTCTGCACCACGCCAATCGGGAGCGCCTTTGTGACCGGCAACTTTTTCGCATAGAAATCCCAAAAATCGCCATCGTAAAGAGCACCTACAGCAATTCCCTTAGAACTATCAATGACGGAGCCTCCACCCACAGCAAGGATGAAATCAACACCGTTCGCACGCACCATCTCGATGCCCTTGTAAATCAAGGTATCACGCGGATTCGGCTTCACGCCGCCAAGTTCCACAAATGAAACGCCCGCAGCATTGAGCGACGCCTTCACGCGGTCAATCAGCCCAGAACGCACTGCAGAACCGCTACCGTAATGGATTAGCACCTTGGTGCCGCCATACTTTTTTACGAGTTCTCCGCATTCATTTTCGCGGTCTTTACCAAATACAAATTCCGTGGGGCTATAGAAATTAAAGTTATCCATATTCCATCCTTTTTTATCAAGCCGAAGATGCCCGCCATTGCGGGCATGACAACGTACTGCATAAAATTATGTTTTTATAAAATACAAGAAAATCCCACCCAACGGCAGGATTTTCAGCATTTTTTTTGTTCACTGGAGAAAACGGCTACTAAAATTTTAACGAAACGCCTACGTGCGGAACAATATTGATGCCAGAAATCCAGTAGTAGACTGTAAAATGGTCTTTATAATAGCGTTCATCTGTTTCCTTTTCATAAAAAGAACGGTAATACATACCTCGTCCCAACATATTTGTCGTCAAGTCAACACCGGCCGTTACGCCAAGACGTTCCGTAATACGGAAATCGACAAAAGCATCCGCTCCCAAAAACAAATCAAAAACAGGAATACTCCTTACGAGATATTCTTCGAGTTCTATATCATAAGCATCAAAATTCTTGTCATTGTAATAGAGATATTTCATATCAACGCCGACAACACCATGAAACGCAAACGTCATTTTATTTAAAACAAAAGAATATCCCCATCCACATTTTGCATTAAAATCAAATCCATTAAAAACATTGCCCTCGTATTCCTTAACATAACCCGCAGTCACTCCCACCAGCGAAGAAAAACCTTTTGAACTGATAAGATAACGAGTCCAATTTAACTGGAGCCCCCAAAAGTTCCAATCGTTTTCAACGGTTTCTCCTCCATGCATCCAATTTTGAACATTCCAAGTTTCATGTTCAATCGGAATCACAAAATTAAACGTATGAATAACGGAATTCTTTTTTCCATTATCTTGTGCAAACGATGTTAAAGCCAAGAGAAACATTGCGACTAGCACAATTTTTATCGACTTAAACATTCCAACCTCTAATAAAAAATTTTACGATAAAATATAATTTAATATTAAATGTTACTGGATTCTTCGAAATCAAAGATTTCTCAGAATGACGTGCAAGGGAATCAAGCGAGAAGCCACTTGTGGATTCTCATTTGATTTCCGCAGCAGTCAAGCCTCAAAGAGGAATGACGAATAAAAAACGCCTCGGCAAAGCCAAAGCGTTCTTGAAATAATGGAGATTCCGGCTCAGAGGCCGGAATGACAAAAAGGCTCAGAGCGAAGCGACCTCAAAGGGGCTTGCCCCGAGCTCACACCTAACAACCTTAGGTCGTATATTCTGCGTTGATCTTCACGTAGCCATAGCTCAAGTCGCAAGTGTATGCGCTTGCAGAAGCCTGGCCGATATTCAACACGAGCGTTACTTTGTATTCACGCTGACGGACCACGGCATGCAGTGCAGCCGTCTGCTTTTCATCCAGCTGTACCGGACGGCCACCTTCAAGAACTTTGACTTCACCGAAGTAGAGGTCCGTGTGTTCGGCAACCATGTTGCAGCCGCTAGAACCAGCGCTGCTGAGGATTCGGCCCCAGTTCGGATCTTCACCGAACATAGCGCACTTGGCGAGGTTAGACGTACCGATGAAGCGGGCCATGCGGAGAGCTTCTTCGTGGCTTTCAGCCTTTTCAATGCGGAGTTCGATAAGCTTTGTTGCACCTTCACCATCGCGCACGATATCCTTGGCGAGGCTCTGCATCACGAGCGTCAAAGCAGCGCGGAATTCGCCCTGTTCGCTGAGGGAGAGGTCCTCGTACTTGATGCCGCTCATGCCGTTAGCAAGCATGATGCAAGTGTCGTTCGTGCTGGTGTCGCCATCGACCGTAATAGCGTTGAAGGAGTCTGCAATGTTGGCGCGGAATTCAGCAAAGAAGTCAATCGGCAAAGCAAGGTCAGTTGTGATGAAGGCAAGCATCGTTGCCATGTTCGGGTGGATCATGCCAGAACCCTTGCAAGCACCACCGATCGTCACCACACCCTTTTCAGTCTTGATTTCCACAGCGTGGCTCTTGAGAGCAAGGTCCGTTGTGAGGATTGCTTTTCCAAATTCTTCGGAAGCATCCGCATGGAGCTTTTCCACAAGCTTCGGGATACCAGCTTCAATCTTG
This region of Fibrobacter succinogenes genomic DNA includes:
- a CDS encoding FISUMP domain-containing protein, which encodes MKLPFILFIAAGSLALTACDDVRVEKYPNGNVRFEATYVNDKKEGLEKEFYDDGTLKRESNYVNDRREGVTKEYYKDGTLQTELPYANGYIEGTVIRYHKNGKVATKAEYKQNKQIAFGETFNEDGTPATSGSYKDPRDGNSYEWIVIGDQLWTAENMNFATPSGAICAQCNHWGRLYDFQNAQKACLEGFHMPSKAEWQKLLKVAGKKPGVVLKAGYGWDPIKPESPIFGNGKDELGFGAKAGGAHFAKSDVAIKDRKFDEAGKKAYFWTSEGEVLVFFHDKDFAKFEKFDPNFGASLRCLKD
- a CDS encoding iron-containing alcohol dehydrogenase; translation: MDNFNFYSPTEFVFGKDRENECGELVKKYGGTKVLIHYGSGSAVRSGLIDRVKASLNAAGVSFVELGGVKPNPRDTLIYKGIEMVRANGVDFILAVGGGSVIDSSKGIAVGALYDGDFWDFYAKKLPVTKALPIGVVQTISAAGSEGSGDSVVTKEDGMLKRDIGADVIRPRFAVQNPALQCTLPAYQTACGITDIMAHVFERYFTNTLEVETTDRLCEALLITMLKEGPRAMAEPANYEARANIMWAGTVAHNGLVGCGRSQDWNSHAIEHELSGLYDCAHGAGLAVIMPAWMEYVVDHNVMRFAQMATRVFGCQMNFENPKATALEGIKAFRRFLHSIGMPINFAELGAKEEDIPKLVEKLNPGDGWGFVPLKAKDVTAIYTIAAHATLD
- the argJ gene encoding bifunctional glutamate N-acetyltransferase/amino-acid acetyltransferase ArgJ, with translation MYTVLEKGGVCSPKGFTASGICAGIKASGNADMALLKSEKAARCFAVFTTNKVKAAPVLYDKAALEHAHFASAVIVNSGNANACTGEKGYADAERMAVLTEEALKLTPKSVLVCSTGVIGHLMPMDKIEAGIPKLVEKLHADASEEFGKAILTTDLALKSHAVEIKTEKGVVTIGGACKGSGMIHPNMATMLAFITTDLALPIDFFAEFRANIADSFNAITVDGDTSTNDTCIMLANGMSGIKYEDLSLSEQGEFRAALTLVMQSLAKDIVRDGEGATKLIELRIEKAESHEEALRMARFIGTSNLAKCAMFGEDPNWGRILSSAGSSGCNMVAEHTDLYFGEVKVLEGGRPVQLDEKQTAALHAVVRQREYKVTLVLNIGQASASAYTCDLSYGYVKINAEYTT